One Fontisphaera persica DNA window includes the following coding sequences:
- a CDS encoding cbb3-type cytochrome c oxidase subunit II, giving the protein MSAFLTLALSWAGLVMTPQLQLGRLEPVPQPAPQPDYPTGRPGLAQQGLQVYRSLGCAECHTQQVRPEGDLERGWGVRRTVAQDFLADRPVLVGNLRMGPDLANLAMREPARFAVPWKFLTDSNHVEELERRLYLHLYNPRQLAPASVMPAYAFLFERRPLRPGQEADPLALQVNQPGPGRWLEQIVPGPRARALMAYLLSLRADAPVFEAPLPGAAEAAAAAGKTNQVNQAGGTNAVPPSAVNSSTP; this is encoded by the coding sequence TTGAGTGCGTTTCTGACGCTGGCGCTGTCCTGGGCCGGGCTGGTGATGACGCCGCAGTTGCAGTTGGGCCGATTGGAGCCGGTGCCCCAGCCGGCCCCACAACCGGATTATCCCACAGGGCGGCCGGGGTTGGCACAGCAAGGGCTGCAGGTCTATCGGTCACTGGGTTGCGCCGAGTGCCACACGCAGCAGGTGCGCCCGGAAGGTGACCTTGAGCGCGGCTGGGGGGTGCGGCGGACGGTGGCGCAGGATTTCCTGGCGGACCGGCCGGTGCTGGTGGGCAACCTGCGGATGGGGCCGGACCTGGCCAACCTGGCGATGCGCGAGCCGGCGCGATTTGCGGTACCATGGAAATTTTTAACCGACTCCAATCACGTGGAGGAATTGGAGCGGCGGTTGTACCTGCACTTATACAATCCACGGCAGTTGGCGCCTGCTTCGGTCATGCCTGCTTATGCCTTTTTGTTTGAGCGGCGGCCCCTGCGCCCTGGTCAGGAGGCGGACCCGCTGGCGTTGCAAGTGAATCAGCCAGGACCGGGACGCTGGCTTGAGCAAATCGTACCCGGCCCGCGTGCCCGGGCGTTGATGGCTTACTTGCTGAGCTTGCGGGCGGATGCCCCGGTATTTGAGGCGCCGCTGCCGGGCGCGGCTGAGGCGGCTGCAGCCGCCGGGAAAACCAACCAGGTCAACCAGGCGGGAGGCACGAATGCCGTGCCGCCGTCCGCCGTCAACTCTTCCACGCCATGA
- a CDS encoding cbb3-type cytochrome c oxidase subunit I, with protein MSVAPSASPSPRSAAEVDAVSRWPVLWLLAKAAGWLALGLVLMAWAWGQLLFPGALGTSAWNSYGRLWPAAQHVLFYGFATQAGLALGLWMLARLGGVGLQQRWLTCLGGALWNLGVILGTVGILAGDATGYPLWGAPIYGSGVMWAGLAALGVSAWFTLQQRARPAVYPAQWWAMAGVFWLFWLMTVGLVLLHCAPPRGVMQVVAGTWLANNLLVLWLSAAGLAAVFYFVPRYSGRPLHSVAMSKTVFWVVAVFGTAGGFHFGLPVPRWLPAVSAVADLLMLVAALALALNLHQTLGGQYRGLWRQPGLGLSLFGALMWVVAVVWQAAVSRPALQEVVNLTFLTAARPTLWMLGFALPVLAGGFMYVVPRLACGGEACTCTLSRGMAGCLMAGAVLWALGLLWAGNAQAGVLADWRQPFMTAVTAALPGLKLAGLGLLIMTVGGTALAGAVIYQGSRAMFQAVRTSCCPAPTSPAREVAA; from the coding sequence ATGAGTGTTGCACCTTCAGCCTCCCCGTCCCCCCGGAGCGCCGCGGAAGTGGATGCGGTGTCGCGCTGGCCGGTGTTGTGGCTGCTGGCCAAGGCGGCGGGCTGGCTGGCGCTGGGCTTGGTTCTCATGGCATGGGCCTGGGGACAGTTGCTCTTTCCCGGGGCCTTGGGGACGTCCGCCTGGAACTCTTATGGCCGATTGTGGCCCGCGGCGCAGCATGTGTTGTTTTACGGATTTGCCACCCAGGCTGGGTTGGCGCTGGGATTATGGATGCTCGCACGGCTCGGAGGTGTGGGCTTGCAACAGCGCTGGCTGACGTGCCTGGGGGGAGCGCTGTGGAACTTGGGCGTGATATTGGGGACGGTGGGCATTTTGGCGGGGGATGCGACGGGCTATCCGTTGTGGGGCGCGCCGATTTATGGGAGCGGGGTCATGTGGGCGGGACTGGCGGCGCTGGGGGTGAGCGCGTGGTTCACCTTGCAGCAACGGGCGCGGCCGGCGGTGTATCCCGCGCAATGGTGGGCCATGGCGGGGGTCTTTTGGTTGTTCTGGCTGATGACCGTCGGGCTGGTGTTGCTGCATTGCGCGCCGCCGCGCGGGGTGATGCAAGTGGTGGCCGGCACGTGGCTGGCCAATAATCTCCTGGTGCTCTGGCTTTCCGCGGCGGGGCTGGCGGCGGTGTTTTATTTCGTGCCGCGTTACAGCGGGCGGCCCCTGCATAGCGTGGCGATGAGTAAGACGGTTTTCTGGGTGGTGGCGGTCTTTGGCACGGCTGGCGGATTTCATTTTGGGCTGCCGGTGCCGCGCTGGCTGCCGGCGGTGAGCGCGGTGGCTGACCTGCTCATGTTGGTGGCCGCCCTGGCGCTGGCGTTGAATCTGCATCAGACCCTGGGCGGCCAATATCGGGGTTTGTGGCGGCAGCCGGGGCTGGGGTTGAGTTTGTTTGGGGCGTTGATGTGGGTGGTGGCGGTGGTGTGGCAGGCGGCGGTATCGCGGCCAGCCCTGCAGGAGGTGGTGAATCTGACTTTTCTGACCGCGGCGCGGCCCACGTTATGGATGCTGGGTTTTGCGTTGCCGGTTTTGGCGGGCGGGTTCATGTATGTGGTCCCCCGGCTGGCCTGCGGAGGTGAAGCGTGCACCTGCACCTTGAGCCGCGGCATGGCCGGATGCCTGATGGCTGGCGCGGTGTTGTGGGCCCTCGGGTTGCTGTGGGCTGGCAACGCTCAGGCTGGCGTCCTGGCCGATTGGCGGCAGCCATTCATGACCGCAGTCACGGCGGCGCTGCCGGGTTTGAAACTGGCCGGGCTGGGGTTGTTAATCATGACGGTGGGCGGGACGGCGCTGGCCGGGGCGGTAATCTATCAGGGGTCACGGGCCATGTTTCAAGCGGTGCGCACGAGCTGCTGTCCGGCACCCACATCACCAGCGCGGGAGGTGGCGGCATGA
- a CDS encoding c-type cytochrome produces MRYILLTFVAVVAAVVAIAGFRGSTSRRPPIEIFADMVRQPKQRPQFQSEFFADQRGSRPRPAGTIARGEPYAETPWNTGRVPGTTNFVEALPAAVTHTMLARGQERFLIHCAPCHGAQADGNGITKKIGAMGVVANLHDKRIVELPDGELFYTISYGKNLMSGYAAQIGIDDRWAIVAYLRALQLSRLGTVDDVPPEWRAKLK; encoded by the coding sequence ATGCGATACATCCTGCTAACCTTTGTGGCGGTGGTGGCGGCGGTGGTGGCCATTGCGGGATTCCGCGGCAGCACCTCGCGACGGCCGCCCATTGAAATATTTGCAGACATGGTGCGGCAGCCCAAGCAGCGGCCGCAGTTCCAGAGTGAATTTTTTGCGGACCAGCGGGGCAGCCGACCGCGGCCGGCGGGCACCATTGCGCGCGGCGAGCCGTATGCGGAGACGCCCTGGAACACCGGCCGGGTGCCAGGCACGACCAATTTTGTGGAGGCGCTGCCGGCGGCGGTGACCCACACGATGCTGGCGCGGGGGCAGGAGCGCTTCCTCATTCACTGCGCCCCGTGTCATGGGGCGCAGGCGGACGGCAACGGGATTACCAAAAAAATCGGGGCCATGGGCGTGGTGGCCAATTTGCATGACAAGCGAATTGTGGAGCTGCCCGATGGCGAGCTGTTTTACACCATCAGTTACGGCAAAAACCTGATGAGCGGTTACGCGGCGCAGATAGGCATAGACGACCGGTGGGCCATCGTGGCGTATCTGCGCGCCCTGCAACTAAGCCGGCTGGGCACGGTGGATGACGTGCCGCCGGAATGGCGGGCCAAATTGAAGTAA
- a CDS encoding DUF3341 domain-containing protein has translation MSEPRQVYGILAEFETPAAVLRAAEAIRDAGFRRWDVFTPFPVHGMDRAMGLKNSPVGWFTFLGGATGFALGQLMIWWMNAVDYPILVGGKPYYSPLSSFPPSYELTILLGAFGSLFGMLFLNRLPRLHHPLLKNRRFKQATHDKFYVVIETDDPKYSETETRQMLERLGSRHIEVVEE, from the coding sequence ATGAGCGAGCCGCGACAGGTGTACGGCATTCTGGCCGAGTTTGAGACGCCGGCGGCGGTGCTGCGCGCCGCGGAGGCGATTCGCGACGCCGGTTTCCGGCGCTGGGACGTGTTCACGCCGTTTCCGGTGCACGGGATGGACCGGGCCATGGGGTTGAAGAACTCGCCGGTGGGCTGGTTCACGTTCCTTGGCGGGGCCACGGGGTTTGCGCTGGGACAGTTGATGATCTGGTGGATGAATGCGGTGGATTATCCCATCCTGGTGGGCGGCAAGCCCTACTACAGTCCGTTGTCCTCGTTTCCGCCCAGTTATGAGCTGACGATTTTGCTGGGGGCGTTTGGCTCGCTGTTCGGGATGTTGTTTTTGAACCGCCTGCCGCGGTTGCATCATCCGTTGTTGAAGAACCGGCGCTTCAAGCAGGCCACGCACGACAAGTTTTACGTGGTCATCGAAACGGATGACCCGAAGTATTCGGAGACGGAAACGCGCCAGATGCTGGAGCGCCTGGGGAGCCGTCACATCGAGGTGGTGGAGGAATAA